A stretch of the Candidatus Ozemobacteraceae bacterium genome encodes the following:
- a CDS encoding MBL fold metallo-hydrolase — translation MHKPAFPLQDQLRGFSRALFSTWLYHRRFNVLFDAGEGIATALLNRVFGIRKIFLSHGHADHIAGLINLVNIRNLGAGDQTATLEIFYPKNNTLIEVIRQYLASTQHELSFDLVWRPVEAGERIEFEDGRGKTFMRTFRTQHSHKQLSLGFNIVEMRRRLKAEYVGMPQNEINAAILRLGKEAVAESFEQIIFTYGGDSRPINPDSIRDTLFLCHECTYLRLDDDERNFQQHSALSDVLQTAKDARAGTLMLFHVSLRYSHDEIRDCVAEAVKRINPGCRVIILHGDRFIDPMASPAGRHGHRKNTDEDEEACEPMPRLQEELEV, via the coding sequence ATGCACAAACCAGCATTCCCCCTCCAGGACCAGTTGCGCGGGTTTTCACGGGCCCTGTTCTCGACCTGGCTGTATCACCGACGCTTCAACGTCCTGTTCGATGCGGGGGAGGGGATCGCGACGGCCCTGTTGAATCGCGTGTTCGGCATTCGAAAGATTTTCCTGTCGCACGGTCATGCCGATCATATAGCAGGTCTGATAAATCTCGTGAACATCCGGAATCTTGGCGCCGGCGACCAGACGGCGACCCTCGAGATCTTCTATCCCAAGAACAACACCCTGATCGAGGTCATCCGTCAGTATCTCGCCAGCACCCAGCACGAACTCTCCTTCGACCTGGTCTGGCGGCCAGTCGAGGCGGGAGAGCGCATCGAGTTCGAGGACGGCCGCGGGAAGACCTTCATGCGCACGTTTCGGACGCAGCATTCGCATAAACAGTTGAGCCTCGGCTTCAACATCGTCGAGATGCGCCGCCGGTTGAAAGCCGAATACGTCGGAATGCCCCAGAACGAGATCAACGCCGCCATTCTTCGTCTCGGCAAGGAGGCCGTCGCCGAAAGCTTCGAACAGATCATCTTCACCTACGGCGGCGACTCGCGGCCGATCAATCCCGATTCGATCAGGGATACGCTGTTCCTCTGCCACGAATGCACGTATCTCCGGCTTGACGACGACGAGCGGAATTTCCAGCAGCACTCGGCGCTGAGCGATGTCCTCCAGACGGCGAAAGACGCCCGTGCCGGCACGCTGATGCTGTTTCACGTCTCCCTGCGGTACTCGCACGACGAGATCCGCGATTGCGTCGCCGAGGCGGTGAAGCGGATCAACCCGGGCTGCCGCGTCATCATCCTGCACGGTGACAGATTCATCGACCCCATGGCAAGCCCGGCGGGACGTCACGGACACCGAAAGAACACCGACGAGGACGAGGAAGCCTGCGAACCGATGCCTCGCCTTCAAGAGGAGTTGGAGGTATGA
- a CDS encoding type IV pilus twitching motility protein PilT has translation MIGSTTMQGLLRLCQEKEASDLHLSVGLPPAARVHGEIVTLPFDNLSSETCRELVTSILNDEQIEKFEQEWELDFSLDIPGIGRFRVNVFRERGNTEASLRIIQPQIKSLQELGLSDAALELSRKPNGLVLVTGPTGVGKTTTFNSLLDQINRERRCRIITIEDPIEYIHRHKKSIVLQREVHSDTKSFAMALRHILRQDPDIIGIGEMRDLETISTAITAAETGHLVIATLHTSDAQQTIDRIVDVFPPFQHEQIRIQLANSLQGIISQQLLPTVDKNGRVLAYELLIATPAVRRIIRENKIPQLDTFIQTGAEFGMVSMDRSLKTLYQQGRIAYDIALSKVKNPMAFKEL, from the coding sequence ATGATCGGTTCCACCACGATGCAGGGGCTGCTGCGGCTTTGTCAGGAAAAGGAAGCGTCCGATCTCCACCTGTCGGTGGGGCTTCCGCCCGCGGCACGCGTTCATGGCGAAATTGTCACCCTCCCCTTCGACAATCTCTCTTCCGAAACGTGCAGGGAACTCGTCACGTCGATCCTCAACGACGAGCAGATCGAGAAGTTCGAGCAGGAGTGGGAGCTGGATTTTTCCCTCGATATCCCGGGAATCGGCCGTTTCCGCGTCAACGTGTTCCGCGAGCGCGGCAACACCGAAGCATCCCTTCGAATTATACAACCCCAGATAAAATCTCTCCAGGAGCTGGGCCTCTCCGACGCAGCGCTTGAGCTTTCGCGGAAACCGAACGGTCTCGTTCTCGTCACCGGGCCGACCGGCGTCGGCAAGACGACGACGTTCAACTCCCTGCTCGACCAGATCAACCGGGAACGCCGCTGCCGCATCATCACGATCGAGGACCCGATCGAATATATTCACCGCCATAAAAAGTCGATCGTCCTCCAGCGTGAGGTGCATAGCGACACGAAGTCGTTCGCCATGGCGCTGAGGCACATCCTCCGCCAGGACCCCGACATCATCGGCATCGGCGAGATGCGCGACCTCGAGACGATCTCGACGGCGATCACCGCCGCCGAAACCGGCCACCTCGTCATCGCGACGCTCCATACCAGCGACGCCCAGCAGACGATCGACCGTATCGTAGACGTGTTCCCGCCGTTCCAGCACGAGCAGATCCGGATCCAGCTCGCGAACTCCCTCCAGGGCATCATCTCGCAGCAGCTGCTCCCGACCGTCGACAAGAACGGCCGCGTCCTCGCCTACGAGCTGTTGATCGCGACCCCGGCCGTCCGGCGCATCATCCGTGAGAACAAGATCCCCCAGCTCGACACATTCATCCAGACGGGCGCCGAATTCGGCATGGTCTCGATGGACAGAAGCCTCAAGACCCTCTACCAGCAGGGCCGCATCGCCTACGACATCGCTCTGTCGAAAGTGAAGAATCCCATGGCCTTCAAGGAACTCTGA
- a CDS encoding DUF2997 domain-containing protein translates to MKKEEISIVIKPDGQVEMRLEGFGKACDEVAKELQQLLNARVEKKQFTSEYYSAPVTTQNTTRTK, encoded by the coding sequence ATGAAGAAAGAAGAGATTTCCATCGTCATCAAGCCCGACGGCCAGGTCGAAATGCGCCTGGAGGGGTTCGGCAAGGCCTGCGATGAGGTCGCGAAGGAACTCCAGCAGCTTCTCAACGCTCGGGTCGAGAAGAAACAGTTCACCTCGGAATACTACTCGGCCCCCGTCACCACCCAGAACACCACCCGCACGAAATAA
- a CDS encoding tetratricopeptide repeat protein produces MSRFRWLEFDEPKGPETGPGKKGPDADEVAGVDMTDARQVLKLADDAYRLLEYEKALRLYSKALSIDPNIEDAWAGQLRCLLDLGENPEALTWAIKAQKMFPKNADVQSARALALARQGRLQEAIAFSDGAMKNDRQGWFVWVARGEILALAGSGNAEFCMMKARESERGSDWLITLKTAQAYAVTPLADKALPLFRKVLAEHADLADVWYALAKLQLELGFVGESRESIEHAVRLRPLNRTYSEFHGRVNNVSPLDRLGIWLRQWTKGWFRNP; encoded by the coding sequence GTGAGTCGCTTCAGATGGCTCGAATTCGACGAGCCGAAAGGGCCGGAAACCGGTCCCGGCAAGAAAGGGCCCGATGCCGACGAGGTTGCCGGCGTCGATATGACCGACGCGCGGCAGGTATTGAAACTCGCCGATGATGCGTACCGCCTGCTCGAATACGAGAAAGCCCTCCGCCTCTACTCGAAGGCCCTCAGTATAGATCCGAATATAGAAGACGCCTGGGCCGGCCAGTTGCGGTGTCTTCTCGACCTGGGGGAAAACCCCGAGGCGCTCACCTGGGCGATCAAGGCCCAGAAGATGTTCCCCAAGAACGCCGACGTCCAGTCCGCCCGGGCGCTCGCGCTGGCCCGGCAGGGCAGGCTCCAGGAAGCGATCGCGTTCTCCGACGGGGCGATGAAGAACGACCGCCAGGGCTGGTTCGTCTGGGTCGCGAGAGGCGAAATTCTGGCCCTGGCCGGCTCCGGCAATGCCGAATTCTGCATGATGAAGGCGCGCGAATCCGAACGCGGCAGCGACTGGCTCATCACCCTGAAGACCGCCCAGGCGTACGCCGTGACCCCGCTTGCCGACAAGGCGCTGCCGCTGTTCCGAAAAGTCCTCGCCGAGCATGCCGACCTGGCCGACGTCTGGTACGCCCTCGCGAAGCTCCAGCTCGAGCTCGGGTTTGTGGGCGAATCCCGGGAGTCGATCGAACACGCGGTGCGGTTGCGCCCCCTGAACCGCACCTATAGCGAATTTCACGGCCGCGTGAACAACGTCAGCCCCCTGGACCGGCTCGGAATATGGCTGCGCCAATGGACGAAAGGATGGTTCCGAAACCCATGA
- a CDS encoding DUF1257 domain-containing protein produces MSAVVFMVPALAGGPIFAAAVAVAGAAVGLKAVSLLADRQHQGAPVDESVEVQVPNSHALANTVDEGDILPLEGNGFRVTFAKDGRGNCSMRVEGKGKTDAELQALGRDLINRVAQQYAYQKLSAELKKKGYSLVQENVEQDNTIRLTVRRWK; encoded by the coding sequence ATGTCAGCAGTCGTATTCATGGTGCCGGCGCTGGCCGGCGGGCCGATCTTCGCGGCGGCGGTCGCCGTCGCTGGGGCTGCGGTCGGCCTCAAAGCCGTGTCGCTTCTCGCCGACAGGCAGCACCAGGGCGCGCCCGTTGATGAGAGCGTGGAGGTGCAAGTTCCCAATTCGCACGCCCTCGCGAACACTGTCGACGAGGGGGACATCCTCCCGCTCGAGGGAAACGGGTTCCGGGTGACGTTCGCCAAGGACGGCAGGGGTAACTGCAGCATGCGGGTCGAGGGAAAGGGCAAGACCGATGCCGAACTCCAAGCCCTTGGCCGCGACCTGATCAACCGTGTCGCCCAGCAGTATGCCTACCAGAAGCTCAGCGCCGAACTGAAGAAAAAGGGCTACTCGCTCGTCCAGGAAAACGTCGAGCAAGACAACACGATCCGCCTCACCGTGCGGCGCTGGAAGTGA
- a CDS encoding AAA family ATPase: MAEPLGRQPVAPSPKPPQAPPAPTAPKPTQAEPAEGANQEMFRELDVLVRAKYPIIYLVTHEEDRVESLLAKLSKSQNKACYSWSSTRGLLPTGTDLQSKKKVSEMTRDPMAALDAVMENLENAFFVFKDFHGYLDDTIIRRRVRELAAFLRDSPRTMFFVSPTLSVPCELEKEITVIEFGYPTADEINRKLEEMIDLVKDNPRVRIDLTPGDREKLIKACSGLTLREVENVLSKTLITRRKLEAGDLSAILQEKEQIIRKSGILEYYAATTEFGNVGGLENLKSWLQKRSEAFTERARAFGCTPPKGILLLGVQGCGKSLVAKAVSSLWNVPLLRLDMGRIFSGLVGSSEENVRRAIRTAESVAPAILWIDEIEKAFSGVQSSGSTDSGVTSRVFGTFITWLQEKTSPVFVIATSNRIRDLPPELFRKGRFDDIFFVDLPQPEEREAIFTIHLKKKKRDPNAFDLKELARSTDGFSGSEIEEAISSAIYEAFHQGRELDTECILKAVSETYPLSKTMREEIDDLRRWASERARSASLSAISERKAGTHRALEIG, translated from the coding sequence ATGGCAGAACCCCTCGGCCGACAACCCGTTGCTCCTTCCCCGAAGCCGCCGCAGGCTCCCCCGGCTCCGACGGCCCCGAAGCCGACTCAGGCCGAACCGGCCGAAGGCGCGAACCAAGAGATGTTCCGGGAACTCGATGTTCTCGTGCGCGCAAAATATCCCATCATATACCTGGTGACCCACGAGGAGGATCGCGTCGAATCGCTCCTCGCGAAGCTGTCGAAGTCTCAAAACAAGGCGTGTTATAGCTGGTCGAGCACGCGGGGCCTCCTCCCCACCGGGACAGACCTTCAGTCGAAAAAGAAAGTCTCCGAGATGACGCGCGACCCGATGGCGGCGCTCGATGCGGTCATGGAAAATCTCGAAAACGCCTTTTTCGTCTTCAAGGATTTCCACGGGTATCTCGACGACACGATCATCAGGCGCCGTGTCAGGGAACTGGCCGCCTTCCTTCGCGACAGTCCGAGAACGATGTTCTTCGTGTCGCCGACGCTGTCCGTCCCCTGCGAGCTCGAAAAGGAGATCACCGTCATCGAGTTCGGATACCCGACGGCCGACGAGATCAACAGAAAACTCGAAGAGATGATCGATCTCGTGAAGGATAACCCCCGCGTGCGTATCGACCTCACCCCCGGCGATCGCGAGAAACTCATCAAGGCCTGTTCGGGCCTGACGCTGCGCGAAGTCGAGAATGTCCTGTCGAAGACGCTGATCACCCGCCGCAAACTCGAAGCGGGAGACCTTTCCGCCATCCTCCAGGAAAAAGAGCAGATCATCCGCAAAAGCGGCATTCTCGAATACTATGCCGCCACGACCGAGTTCGGAAACGTCGGCGGGCTTGAAAACCTGAAAAGCTGGCTTCAGAAGCGCTCTGAAGCCTTCACTGAGCGTGCCCGCGCCTTCGGCTGCACCCCTCCGAAGGGAATCCTGCTCTTGGGTGTCCAGGGCTGCGGAAAGAGCCTCGTGGCCAAGGCTGTGAGCAGCCTCTGGAACGTGCCGCTGCTGCGGCTCGACATGGGGCGCATCTTCTCGGGACTCGTCGGCTCCAGCGAAGAGAACGTCCGTCGCGCCATACGCACCGCCGAGTCCGTCGCGCCCGCCATCCTCTGGATCGACGAAATCGAAAAGGCTTTTTCCGGCGTCCAGTCGTCGGGTTCTACCGACAGCGGCGTCACCAGCCGCGTGTTCGGCACCTTCATCACTTGGCTCCAGGAAAAAACGTCGCCCGTCTTCGTCATCGCCACGTCGAATCGCATCCGCGACCTCCCGCCGGAGTTGTTTCGTAAAGGCCGCTTCGATGACATCTTCTTCGTCGACCTGCCCCAGCCCGAAGAACGGGAGGCGATCTTCACCATTCATCTCAAGAAGAAAAAGCGCGACCCGAACGCGTTCGATCTCAAGGAACTCGCCCGCAGCACCGACGGCTTTTCCGGGTCGGAAATCGAAGAGGCGATCTCCTCGGCGATCTACGAGGCGTTCCACCAGGGCCGCGAACTCGATACGGAGTGCATTCTCAAGGCCGTCTCCGAAACGTATCCGCTTTCGAAGACGATGCGCGAGGAGATCGACGATCTCCGCAGGTGGGCGTCCGAGCGGGCTCGTTCCGCGTCCCTCTCCGCGATCAGCGAGCGGAAAGCCGGCACGCACCGAGCGCTCGAGATCGGGTGA
- a CDS encoding DUF1844 domain-containing protein: MDDSSVIKIADRRAAHTEDAEEPKPAPVQASPKKEESAGSKRDASGAQPVRPPASETPSDVEDQPPFDEQAEGYPAEGEEEMEEPPRPSGPGQTRRRPGGMRGPSLTSMHVVETAGFMMEILLQKAFITMGLIPNPETGRRERDLGQTRIAIDLLSATAEQMRGRWGMPGVEQDIEAQLTSLRLQYARMAPPDAGKA, from the coding sequence ATGGATGATTCATCAGTCATCAAGATCGCCGACCGGCGCGCCGCCCACACGGAAGACGCGGAAGAACCCAAACCGGCTCCCGTACAGGCTTCGCCGAAAAAGGAAGAATCCGCCGGATCAAAGCGCGACGCGTCAGGGGCGCAGCCGGTGCGTCCCCCTGCGTCCGAGACCCCGTCCGACGTCGAAGATCAGCCTCCCTTCGACGAGCAAGCCGAGGGATATCCGGCTGAGGGCGAGGAAGAGATGGAAGAGCCGCCCCGTCCGTCAGGTCCCGGGCAGACCCGACGTCGCCCCGGTGGCATGCGCGGACCGTCGCTCACCTCGATGCACGTCGTCGAGACTGCGGGGTTCATGATGGAAATACTGCTTCAGAAGGCGTTCATCACGATGGGCCTGATCCCCAATCCCGAAACGGGGCGGAGGGAACGGGATCTCGGGCAGACGCGCATCGCCATCGACCTGCTGTCGGCCACCGCCGAGCAGATGCGAGGGCGATGGGGCATGCCCGGCGTGGAGCAGGATATCGAAGCCCAGTTGACGAGCCTGCGGCTGCAGTATGCCCGCATGGCCCCGCCCGACGCCGGGAAGGCCTGA
- a CDS encoding YkvA family protein encodes MNQKSHLQKAVEEKLAKYINKFTRYAAFSHLSQERREILTGTLLYLIEEQDLVPDDVPHIGYLDDLMVFVTAASSFIDGEKGQDIPGVITREEVEADDAFVKQHEGLLYGTHKTSLKALQKMGSGKSSDLPALCTRIKEKYATLGRMES; translated from the coding sequence ATGAATCAGAAATCGCATCTTCAGAAAGCCGTTGAAGAAAAGCTTGCAAAATATATCAATAAGTTTACCAGATACGCCGCTTTTTCCCATCTCTCTCAGGAGCGGCGCGAGATCCTGACAGGGACGCTACTCTATCTCATCGAAGAGCAGGACCTCGTTCCCGACGACGTTCCCCACATCGGGTATCTCGACGACCTGATGGTGTTCGTGACGGCCGCATCGTCGTTCATCGACGGCGAGAAGGGTCAGGACATCCCGGGCGTCATCACCCGCGAGGAGGTCGAGGCGGACGACGCCTTCGTGAAACAGCACGAAGGACTTCTCTACGGCACGCACAAGACGTCCCTGAAAGCCCTTCAGAAGATGGGAAGCGGCAAATCTTCGGATCTGCCCGCGCTCTGCACGCGGATCAAGGAAAAATACGCCACTCTGGGGAGGATGGAATCATGA
- a CDS encoding response regulator, with translation MVKDQDIVRTMVCEILVQGGYDVLATSSGEEALRLFSDAKLGIKLLLTDVIMTGMNGPELYRRLSGKDSGMKGLFMSGYSSEILSHEGVLRGGCHIIQKPLAPRDLLRRLREVLDRETGAGSPSLA, from the coding sequence GTGGTCAAGGACCAGGACATCGTCCGAACGATGGTCTGCGAAATTCTCGTGCAAGGAGGCTACGACGTCTTGGCTACATCGAGCGGGGAGGAGGCGCTTCGGTTGTTTTCCGATGCGAAACTCGGGATCAAACTTCTTCTGACCGATGTGATCATGACGGGAATGAACGGGCCCGAGCTGTATCGGCGGTTGTCCGGGAAGGACTCGGGGATGAAAGGGCTGTTCATGTCGGGCTACTCGAGCGAGATCCTGAGCCACGAAGGGGTGCTTCGCGGCGGATGTCACATCATTCAGAAACCGCTCGCGCCACGGGACCTGCTTCGCCGGCTTCGCGAGGTTCTCGACCGGGAAACCGGAGCCGGCTCGCCCTCACTGGCCTGA